One genomic region from Nitrospinota bacterium encodes:
- the tsaB gene encoding tRNA (adenosine(37)-N6)-threonylcarbamoyltransferase complex dimerization subunit type 1 TsaB, translating into MHILAIDTSTKSASAALAVDGEIKAVIEDKRGLSHSRNVLALARAILDENQLQLEDVDCFAVSSGPGSFTGLRIGLSTAVGLADVTGKPVVGVGTLEALARSCRGSAEAGMVVPLLNARKGEVYAAFFSSTGQRLAEDVAIEPEKLARSIHGPAQFIGDGFEPYAEIFNEALDGPVLWTSWPAHPLAVPVALIAGEQLIAGVAKDNRPVLKYVGRSQAELNWEKLHIN; encoded by the coding sequence ATGCATATACTGGCTATTGACACGTCCACTAAATCCGCAAGCGCCGCTTTGGCCGTGGATGGGGAGATAAAAGCAGTTATTGAGGACAAGCGCGGCTTGTCCCATTCCCGAAATGTTCTTGCGCTGGCCAGGGCCATTCTTGATGAAAACCAACTGCAACTTGAAGATGTGGACTGTTTCGCCGTATCTTCCGGCCCAGGCTCTTTTACCGGCCTGCGGATAGGCTTGTCAACCGCCGTGGGCCTGGCGGATGTCACCGGCAAACCCGTGGTGGGAGTGGGAACGCTGGAGGCTTTGGCCCGTTCTTGCCGCGGCTCCGCGGAGGCGGGAATGGTGGTTCCCCTGCTCAACGCTCGGAAAGGGGAAGTTTACGCCGCGTTTTTCTCCTCCACCGGTCAAAGGCTTGCCGAAGATGTGGCTATCGAGCCTGAAAAACTGGCCAGATCCATCCATGGCCCGGCTCAATTTATCGGCGACGGGTTTGAGCCATACGCGGAAATTTTCAACGAAGCGCTGGATGGACCGGTGTTGTGGACTTCGTGGCCGGCCCATCCGTTGGCCGTGCCGGTGGCTCTTATTGCCGGGGAACAGCTAATAGCCGGAGTCGCCAAAGACAATCGCCCGGTATTAAAGTACGTAGGCCGCTCCCAGGCGGAACTGAACTGGGAAAAACTCCATATCAATTAA
- a CDS encoding NAD(P)-dependent oxidoreductase encodes MSEPSIQSGSLAVTGAGGFIGWAVCAELLRRGYKVRALLRKAPAGNELESMGAQVITGDMGEETIYDNLLDGVTGVLNFAGILAKWGVYDSHYWEANVTNLKKLLKACTRHGVSKFTHCSTTSVNGNIKNPPANEDATLDCQDTYDVTKSHGELAALASNGVKGMAVTVIRPAVVYGPRDMRRLSFFKGAASGGLTIYGNGATLIHPVYIDDLVNGALLAHFSERSAGRVYIIGGAEYVTVEKWAETIADTAGAPRNFRHSPILPAKVMIAVMEKIFTAFQVEPPLIRRKLGFFIKNRAYDISRARAELGFNPSVSLEDGAGKTLEWYRSAGYIP; translated from the coding sequence ATGAGCGAGCCTTCCATACAATCCGGAAGTTTGGCGGTTACCGGAGCCGGGGGTTTTATTGGATGGGCCGTATGCGCGGAGCTTCTCCGGCGCGGCTACAAGGTAAGGGCGCTACTCCGCAAAGCTCCAGCCGGAAACGAGCTGGAATCCATGGGCGCCCAGGTTATTACCGGCGACATGGGGGAGGAAACCATTTACGACAACTTGCTGGACGGGGTGACCGGCGTATTGAATTTCGCCGGGATACTGGCCAAATGGGGTGTTTACGACTCCCATTACTGGGAAGCCAACGTGACCAACCTCAAGAAACTGCTAAAGGCATGCACACGCCATGGGGTCTCAAAATTCACCCACTGTTCTACAACAAGCGTCAACGGCAATATCAAAAATCCTCCGGCCAATGAAGACGCCACGCTGGATTGCCAGGATACTTACGACGTGACCAAGTCACACGGGGAGCTGGCGGCGCTGGCCTCCAACGGGGTGAAAGGCATGGCCGTCACGGTTATCCGTCCGGCGGTGGTTTACGGCCCGCGCGACATGCGCAGGCTGTCGTTTTTCAAGGGAGCGGCCAGCGGCGGCCTGACGATTTACGGTAATGGAGCCACTCTGATACACCCCGTGTATATAGATGATCTTGTCAACGGCGCCCTGCTGGCCCATTTTTCGGAAAGGTCTGCGGGCCGGGTTTACATCATCGGCGGCGCTGAATATGTGACCGTGGAAAAATGGGCGGAAACCATTGCGGACACGGCTGGCGCGCCCCGCAACTTCCGCCATTCGCCTATCCTTCCCGCAAAGGTGATGATCGCCGTCATGGAAAAGATTTTCACCGCTTTCCAGGTGGAGCCGCCGCTTATCAGGCGCAAGCTGGGCTTCTTCATCAAGAACAGGGCTTACGATATCTCGAGGGCCAGAGCGGAACTGGGGTTCAATCCATCCGTCTCCCTGGAGGATGGCGCCGGAAAAACGCTGGAATGGTACAGGAGCGCGGGATACATACCGTGA
- a CDS encoding tetratricopeptide repeat protein produces MPQTDKALKALFDKYGKRRISIVMDNRNERKQVKNVLRDDGFSDISEFDDCKEAWEKLKLSTTSLLVFPVDHQDGLDFLKQLIESTRFKHTPLLLFTNKPKEHPKHYTNADALIYWAETPINGYKVEQALIEILKKGAVEKNRVLDESKALEHYNKGIDAFENGDFEEAKEELRQTLKESPDFFEAYLKMAETLFELEDYDAALRVLQKADQLQPDHPRALMIKAMVACETMEKEKALRVMDLCVSRRKNDLMFIIEMGNLALNKGWIDEAIGYFEMAHNIDPQLIHVYNRIGIAQSRAGRFDKALEMYSRALEMDDSDAGVHFNIGMTFYRKGEVTKAVESFKKAHTLDPKMKEPIEWLAKLEKGA; encoded by the coding sequence ATGCCGCAAACCGACAAAGCTCTAAAAGCCTTGTTCGACAAATACGGAAAACGCCGGATATCCATAGTCATGGACAACCGGAACGAACGCAAACAGGTTAAGAATGTTTTGCGTGACGATGGTTTTTCCGACATTTCGGAGTTTGACGACTGCAAAGAGGCTTGGGAGAAGCTAAAGCTTTCCACCACCAGCCTGCTTGTGTTTCCGGTGGACCATCAGGATGGGCTGGATTTTTTAAAGCAACTGATAGAGTCCACCCGGTTCAAGCACACTCCATTACTGTTGTTCACCAACAAGCCCAAGGAGCATCCGAAACATTACACCAACGCCGATGCGCTCATATACTGGGCCGAAACGCCCATAAACGGGTACAAGGTGGAGCAGGCGCTGATCGAGATACTCAAAAAAGGCGCCGTGGAAAAGAACCGGGTGCTGGACGAGTCCAAAGCCCTGGAACATTACAACAAGGGGATAGACGCTTTTGAGAATGGCGATTTTGAAGAGGCCAAGGAAGAGCTTAGGCAGACGCTGAAGGAGAGCCCGGATTTTTTCGAGGCGTATCTGAAAATGGCCGAAACCCTTTTCGAGCTGGAGGATTACGACGCGGCCCTGCGGGTTTTGCAAAAGGCCGACCAGTTACAGCCGGACCACCCCCGCGCGCTGATGATAAAGGCGATGGTGGCCTGCGAGACCATGGAGAAGGAAAAAGCCCTTCGCGTGATGGACCTTTGCGTGTCCCGCCGGAAGAACGACCTTATGTTCATTATTGAAATGGGCAACCTGGCGCTGAACAAAGGCTGGATAGACGAAGCCATAGGCTATTTTGAAATGGCCCACAACATAGACCCCCAGCTTATCCACGTGTATAACCGTATCGGCATAGCCCAGTCCCGCGCCGGGCGGTTCGACAAGGCGCTGGAGATGTATAGCCGGGCGCTGGAAATGGACGACAGCGACGCTGGAGTGCATTTTAATATCGGCATGACCTTCTACCGCAAAGGTGAGGTGACAAAAGCCGTGGAAAGTTTCAAGAAAGCCCACACGCTGGATCCAAAAATGAAAGAGCCGATAGAATGGCTGGCCAAACTGGAGAAGGGCGCTTAG
- a CDS encoding VWA domain-containing protein, with product MIIHRYGPWEEPPKPPFTLEDVVRAATELVMRYHISFNEALRYLLEQGLPVNEFLRNDGFDTLLEEYIQKVDSMQEELRGKYDIKGLSRKSARRFKTAASKARELARNDDSLARQIEKAARDKSASALHEARWILRRADKDSVELEEELFKAMAHAETLADTEKFLERFGDVFHGKREPSPHEARDVFKQYETLEDLRRQLENAKERGDLFGVDEQNLKNIMGDEAYEKFNKAREDTMNQLAEALKTTGLVERDDDGVFKLTPSAARKVGSRALSEIFEQLKMDGSGVHLVEMKGEGAVETARTRPYEYGDPLTGLDVAASLLNAMVREGSTKARLRREDMEVAQTAGTAHANIVVMLDMSGSMSRYGRFHNAKKMALALDALTRAYYPQDSVSFIGFATFAKRAALGDIMNLAPEPVTFAGGAVNMRVDFSRIRDPKAELAHVPRYFTNMQKGFELARSILQSQQGTNKEIILITDGAPTAYYKGSMLYLTYPPGQPAFEATLNEVRALTGEGIRINAFLLGSDFDSGYFGEDEFIQSMLKINRGRLYQPEPDSLTRYAIVDYITHRRMTMET from the coding sequence ATGATAATTCACCGGTATGGCCCATGGGAGGAGCCGCCAAAACCTCCTTTCACTTTGGAAGACGTTGTCCGCGCCGCAACGGAGCTGGTGATGCGCTACCACATAAGCTTCAACGAGGCGTTGCGCTATCTTCTGGAGCAGGGCCTGCCCGTAAACGAGTTCCTCCGCAACGACGGGTTCGACACCCTGCTGGAGGAGTACATTCAAAAAGTGGACTCCATGCAGGAAGAGTTGCGCGGGAAATACGACATCAAGGGGCTGTCCAGAAAATCCGCCCGCAGGTTCAAGACCGCCGCCAGCAAGGCCCGGGAGCTTGCCCGGAATGACGATAGCCTTGCGCGCCAGATAGAAAAAGCCGCCAGGGATAAAAGCGCCTCGGCGCTCCATGAGGCCCGGTGGATCCTGCGCCGCGCAGATAAGGACAGTGTGGAGCTGGAAGAAGAGCTTTTCAAAGCCATGGCCCACGCGGAAACGCTTGCCGACACCGAAAAGTTCCTTGAACGGTTCGGCGACGTTTTCCATGGCAAACGCGAACCTTCGCCTCATGAAGCCAGGGACGTTTTCAAACAATACGAAACCCTGGAAGACTTGCGCCGCCAGCTGGAAAACGCAAAGGAAAGGGGCGACCTGTTCGGGGTGGACGAACAAAACCTTAAAAACATCATGGGCGACGAGGCTTACGAGAAGTTTAACAAGGCCCGGGAAGATACCATGAACCAGCTGGCCGAGGCTTTGAAAACCACGGGCCTTGTGGAGCGGGACGACGATGGCGTGTTCAAGCTTACCCCTTCGGCGGCGCGCAAAGTTGGCTCCCGGGCGCTTTCGGAAATTTTCGAGCAGTTGAAAATGGACGGCTCCGGCGTCCATCTTGTGGAGATGAAGGGCGAAGGAGCCGTGGAAACCGCCCGCACAAGACCCTATGAGTATGGCGACCCTCTCACTGGGCTGGACGTGGCCGCAAGCCTTTTAAACGCCATGGTGCGCGAGGGATCCACCAAGGCCCGCCTGCGCCGGGAAGATATGGAAGTGGCCCAAACCGCGGGGACAGCCCACGCCAACATAGTGGTCATGCTGGACATGAGCGGCTCCATGAGCCGTTACGGCCGGTTCCACAACGCGAAAAAAATGGCCCTGGCGCTGGATGCGCTCACCCGCGCCTATTATCCCCAGGACTCGGTGAGTTTCATAGGGTTTGCCACCTTCGCCAAACGCGCGGCGTTGGGGGATATCATGAACCTGGCTCCGGAGCCGGTGACTTTCGCAGGAGGCGCGGTGAACATGCGGGTGGATTTTTCCCGGATAAGAGACCCCAAGGCGGAACTGGCCCATGTGCCGCGATATTTCACCAACATGCAAAAAGGGTTCGAACTGGCGCGGAGCATCCTGCAATCGCAACAAGGGACCAACAAGGAGATAATCCTTATTACAGACGGCGCCCCAACTGCATATTACAAAGGCTCCATGTTGTATCTAACTTACCCACCGGGCCAACCGGCTTTCGAGGCCACGTTGAACGAGGTGCGGGCGCTGACCGGCGAGGGTATCAGGATAAACGCGTTCCTGCTGGGCTCCGATTTCGACTCCGGCTATTTCGGCGAGGACGAATTTATCCAGTCCATGCTGAAAATAAACCGGGGCAGGCTTTACCAGCCGGAGCCGGACAGCCTTACCCGCTACGCCATTGTGGACTACATAACCCACCGTCGCATGACCATGGAGACTTAG
- a CDS encoding metal-dependent hydrolase — protein sequence MPTPIGHCLIGLAVGEFYSKRKPGEKHAWITSLYFTAVACMADLDFISWDGDGLNISSLGHHGITHSLGFAVIASALAGAVAVFLDSPNWFRLSFLTGLAYTSHIMADIICVDEFPQNGIGLPALWPLSGDYYIIPLLPGVDRSHVFTMANAVNLSLEIALFGGVYLAAQWLMKAKNPQRQFQ from the coding sequence GTGCCTACCCCAATCGGCCACTGCCTCATTGGTCTTGCGGTGGGGGAGTTTTACAGCAAGCGCAAGCCCGGTGAAAAACATGCGTGGATCACAAGCCTTTACTTCACCGCCGTGGCCTGCATGGCGGACCTGGATTTCATATCCTGGGACGGCGATGGATTAAACATCTCATCCTTGGGGCACCATGGGATCACCCACTCTTTGGGGTTTGCGGTGATAGCGTCGGCGCTTGCCGGAGCCGTGGCGGTATTTTTGGACTCGCCGAATTGGTTCAGGCTTTCATTTCTTACCGGGCTGGCCTACACAAGCCACATCATGGCGGACATCATATGCGTGGACGAGTTCCCGCAAAACGGCATTGGCCTTCCGGCCCTGTGGCCTTTGAGCGGCGATTATTACATCATCCCGCTATTACCCGGCGTGGACAGAAGCCATGTGTTCACGATGGCCAACGCCGTGAACCTGTCGCTGGAGATTGCGCTTTTCGGCGGTGTGTATCTTGCGGCGCAATGGTTGATGAAGGCCAAGAATCCACAGCGGCAATTTCAATAA
- a CDS encoding pyridoxamine 5'-phosphate oxidase family protein, giving the protein MRRSEFEVDATDAQELFSAIEVGQLGFVDGDGWPMTLPVNFAFSGGKIFFHGAVDGAKYHALKNGAKVTFLAYIPYSYIPSYWRSSEFACPATMLFKSVLMKGWGDVITDAEEKALALGLLMAKYQPEGGHAPISAIAPLYAKELSNTAVFRVTPERVDVKQKFAQNLPLEVRNMLIEKLVARNKGMDVKTAEEIRLTTLEKPRGR; this is encoded by the coding sequence ATGAGACGCAGTGAGTTTGAGGTGGACGCGACAGATGCCCAGGAGCTTTTTTCAGCCATAGAAGTGGGGCAATTGGGCTTTGTGGACGGCGACGGATGGCCGATGACGCTTCCAGTCAATTTTGCTTTCTCCGGCGGGAAAATATTCTTCCACGGCGCTGTGGACGGCGCAAAGTATCACGCGCTGAAAAACGGGGCTAAAGTCACCTTCCTCGCGTATATCCCATACTCTTACATTCCGTCTTACTGGCGCTCGTCGGAATTCGCCTGCCCGGCCACCATGCTGTTCAAATCGGTCCTTATGAAAGGGTGGGGGGATGTTATAACCGATGCCGAAGAAAAGGCTCTCGCGTTAGGGTTGTTAATGGCAAAATACCAGCCGGAAGGGGGGCATGCGCCCATAAGCGCCATCGCGCCATTGTACGCAAAAGAGCTTTCAAACACGGCCGTGTTCCGCGTAACTCCGGAGCGGGTTGACGTGAAGCAAAAATTCGCTCAAAATCTTCCCCTTGAAGTCAGGAATATGTTGATAGAAAAGCTGGTTGCCCGGAACAAAGGTATGGATGTGAAGACCGCTGAAGAGATACGCCTAACAACGCTCGAAAAACCACGTGGAAGATAA
- the nhaA gene encoding Na+/H+ antiporter NhaA, with amino-acid sequence MLKAKGGNRAGAAIERTFDTVNAFIESVIRHETTSGVVLLISTALALLIMNSGLSSAYLNFINTVIGVNIGGWGLTEPLKLWVNDGLMAIFFLMVGLEIKREVLIGELATPKKALLPIIAAIGGMVMPAFIYFMFNPGPPELYGWGIPMATDIAFAMGILAAAGKKAPRSLYVFLIALAIVDDLGAVMVIAIFYTKYLAAEYLGAAMLVWALMFILNLGGVKSLLPYYVLAIFVWFAMLHSGIHATLAGVMTAMAIPLSGKLPESSLDLCELSHGQDRTEKHHTVNNSGKTLMEAKKRIFLVESPVDRALADLHLPVAYIVMPVFAFVNAGIPLSLELAGKIFTHPVAHGVILGLCIGKFAGITLSSLAAVKLGAARLPDGMSVAHLAGGGLIGGVGFTMSIFIAALGFRNEPELLLTAKTAILFGSTLSAILGFATLSLVSSRRRGG; translated from the coding sequence ATGTTAAAAGCCAAGGGGGGCAATAGGGCGGGCGCCGCTATCGAACGGACGTTCGACACGGTGAACGCCTTCATTGAGAGCGTAATCCGGCACGAGACCACCTCCGGTGTCGTTCTGCTGATATCTACGGCGCTGGCCCTTCTTATCATGAACTCCGGGCTGTCCTCGGCATATCTGAATTTCATCAACACCGTCATCGGCGTGAACATCGGCGGATGGGGTCTCACCGAGCCGCTCAAGCTTTGGGTGAATGACGGGCTGATGGCCATTTTCTTCCTGATGGTGGGGCTGGAGATAAAACGCGAGGTGTTGATCGGCGAGCTTGCCACGCCAAAAAAGGCTCTACTGCCCATCATCGCCGCCATCGGCGGTATGGTTATGCCCGCCTTCATATATTTCATGTTCAACCCCGGCCCGCCGGAGCTTTATGGATGGGGCATACCCATGGCCACGGATATAGCCTTCGCCATGGGCATACTGGCGGCGGCTGGAAAAAAGGCTCCCCGCTCGCTTTACGTGTTTCTCATAGCGCTTGCGATAGTGGACGACCTGGGCGCCGTGATGGTGATCGCCATTTTTTACACCAAGTACCTGGCGGCGGAATATCTCGGCGCGGCGATGCTGGTATGGGCGCTCATGTTCATCCTCAACCTGGGCGGAGTGAAAAGCCTGCTTCCTTATTATGTGCTGGCCATATTCGTATGGTTCGCCATGCTACACTCGGGAATACACGCCACACTGGCCGGAGTAATGACCGCCATGGCCATACCGTTAAGCGGCAAACTGCCCGAAAGCTCGCTGGATCTTTGCGAATTGAGCCACGGCCAGGACCGTACGGAAAAACACCACACGGTGAACAACTCCGGAAAGACTCTGATGGAGGCGAAAAAAAGGATATTCCTGGTCGAATCCCCGGTGGACAGGGCGCTGGCCGACCTGCACCTTCCCGTGGCCTACATAGTGATGCCAGTGTTCGCCTTCGTGAACGCCGGCATTCCGCTGAGCCTGGAGCTTGCCGGAAAGATATTCACCCACCCGGTGGCCCATGGCGTGATTCTTGGGCTTTGCATAGGCAAGTTCGCCGGGATAACATTAAGCTCCCTGGCGGCCGTAAAACTTGGCGCGGCGCGCCTTCCGGACGGAATGAGCGTGGCGCATCTGGCCGGAGGCGGGCTTATTGGCGGGGTGGGATTCACCATGTCCATCTTTATCGCGGCCTTGGGTTTCAGGAACGAGCCGGAGCTTCTGCTGACGGCCAAAACGGCCATACTTTTCGGCTCCACGCTTTCCGCCATTCTGGGATTCGCCACGCTGTCGCTTGTTTCATCGCGCCGCCGCGGCGGATGA
- the kdsB gene encoding 3-deoxy-manno-octulosonate cytidylyltransferase has product MEDKTLVVIPARYGSTRLPAKALKLIGGKPMITRVYERAKLMKTPSRVIVATDDERILKTVTGSGGEAVMTSIHHASGTDRVAEVARKFPEYGIVVNLQGDEPFVDTDSVDRAVNALKGNPGASVSTLCVSVERKEAEDLNVTCVVRDLHGMALYFSKLPIPHHRDGADENSRWLKHLGVYVFRRDFLLRFSAMSPTPLEKLEKLEQLRILEHGEKILLVDTDRDSLGIDSPADLERAEAFVRNGEF; this is encoded by the coding sequence GTGGAAGATAAAACCCTCGTAGTCATTCCCGCCCGGTACGGCTCCACCCGTCTTCCCGCCAAGGCGCTCAAGCTGATAGGGGGAAAGCCCATGATAACAAGGGTGTACGAACGGGCCAAACTGATGAAGACCCCCAGCCGGGTGATAGTGGCCACCGACGACGAGCGGATTTTAAAAACCGTCACCGGTTCCGGCGGCGAGGCTGTAATGACCTCCATCCATCATGCGTCCGGCACCGACAGGGTGGCGGAAGTGGCCCGGAAGTTTCCGGAATACGGAATAGTGGTCAACCTCCAGGGGGACGAGCCATTTGTGGACACGGATTCGGTGGATCGAGCCGTAAACGCCCTTAAGGGAAATCCCGGGGCCAGCGTTTCAACACTCTGCGTTTCCGTGGAGAGGAAAGAGGCCGAAGACCTGAACGTCACCTGCGTTGTCCGTGACCTCCATGGCATGGCGCTATATTTCTCCAAACTTCCCATCCCCCATCACCGCGATGGCGCTGATGAAAACTCCCGCTGGCTCAAACACCTGGGAGTATATGTGTTCCGCCGCGATTTTCTTTTGCGCTTTTCGGCCATGAGCCCGACGCCGCTGGAAAAACTGGAGAAACTGGAACAGTTGCGTATACTGGAGCATGGAGAGAAGATACTGCTTGTGGATACAGACCGTGATTCTTTGGGTATAGACTCGCCTGCCGACCTGGAAAGGGCGGAGGCTTTTGTGAGAAACGGGGAATTTTAG
- a CDS encoding undecaprenyl-phosphate glucose phosphotransferase: protein MLKKHNQLFLTIMLAADTLVAAVSWLLAYYVRFSLEVIEVDKGVPPLWDYLIFVPIIMVTWFFSLRFSGLYTPMRSDSRFHEYYRIFRTATVATIFMMAATFFFREYSYSRAVMALFWGISVVGLMVSHTSVRTILRIMRSKGYNLRYVLIVGTGELGQTLAATFARHPESGLKVVGMLAQDENETGKSYHGYEVIGTVGDIKRLISQRGVDQIFMALPRQANDLLDKTLSLLGDEMVDVKLAPDILQFMRLNAGVEDFDGIPIVSLSESPLYGWNLVLKRLFDIIFSMLFIVIWSPVMLAIAALIKLESRGPVLFRQERMSLGGGRFHIYKFRSMVEGAEKQTGAVWASKDDSRKTKVGEFIRRTSLDELPQLFNVLKGDMSLVGPRPERPVFVEDFSKNIPMYMLRHKMKAGMTGWAQVNGFRGNTSLEKRIEYDLHYIENWSMLFDLKILWLTVWRGFVNKHAY, encoded by the coding sequence ATGTTAAAGAAACATAACCAGCTGTTCCTTACCATAATGCTGGCCGCAGACACGCTGGTTGCGGCGGTGTCTTGGCTATTGGCCTATTACGTCCGGTTCAGCCTGGAGGTGATCGAGGTTGACAAGGGTGTTCCCCCTCTATGGGATTACCTTATCTTCGTCCCGATCATCATGGTTACCTGGTTCTTCTCGCTCCGGTTCAGCGGCCTTTACACCCCCATGCGGTCGGACTCGCGGTTTCACGAGTACTACCGCATTTTCCGCACCGCCACCGTGGCCACAATCTTCATGATGGCCGCCACCTTCTTTTTCCGCGAGTATTCTTATTCCCGCGCCGTTATGGCCCTGTTCTGGGGGATAAGCGTGGTGGGGCTCATGGTTTCGCACACTTCTGTCAGGACCATCCTCCGGATCATGCGGAGCAAGGGGTACAACCTCCGGTATGTCCTGATAGTGGGAACCGGCGAGCTGGGCCAAACATTGGCGGCCACCTTCGCCCGCCATCCGGAATCGGGGCTGAAAGTTGTGGGCATGCTGGCGCAGGACGAAAATGAAACCGGCAAGTCATATCACGGATATGAAGTGATAGGGACCGTTGGCGACATCAAAAGACTGATTAGCCAAAGAGGGGTGGACCAGATATTCATGGCCCTTCCCCGGCAGGCCAACGACCTTCTGGACAAGACCTTGAGCCTTTTGGGGGATGAGATGGTGGACGTCAAACTGGCGCCGGACATTCTCCAGTTCATGCGGCTTAACGCCGGGGTGGAGGATTTCGACGGCATTCCCATAGTGTCCCTCTCCGAAAGCCCGCTGTATGGCTGGAACCTGGTGCTAAAACGCCTGTTCGACATCATCTTCTCCATGTTGTTCATCGTCATCTGGTCGCCGGTTATGCTCGCCATAGCGGCGCTCATCAAGCTGGAGTCTCGCGGGCCGGTCCTTTTCCGGCAAGAGCGGATGAGCCTTGGCGGCGGCCGGTTCCACATATACAAGTTTCGCTCCATGGTGGAAGGCGCGGAGAAACAAACCGGCGCCGTTTGGGCCAGCAAGGACGACAGCCGCAAGACAAAGGTCGGGGAGTTTATAAGAAGGACCAGCCTGGACGAACTGCCCCAGCTTTTTAATGTGTTGAAGGGGGATATGAGCCTTGTGGGCCCCCGGCCCGAACGCCCGGTGTTCGTGGAGGATTTCAGCAAGAACATACCCATGTACATGCTGAGGCACAAGATGAAGGCGGGCATGACAGGCTGGGCCCAGGTGAACGGGTTCCGGGGGAACACCTCGCTGGAGAAAAGGATAGAGTACGACCTCCATTACATCGAAAACTGGTCCATGCTTTTTGACCTGAAAATATTGTGGCTCACGGTTTGGCGCGGGTTTGTGAACAAACATGCGTATTAA
- a CDS encoding DUF465 domain-containing protein: protein MSTATMNDLASRLIEENDEFRTLHEEHFRMERDVNELVRKKTLTPEEEMELTRLKKLKLLGKDRMEKILSEARKVLRGVTG from the coding sequence ATGAGCACAGCTACCATGAACGACTTGGCAAGCAGGCTGATCGAGGAGAACGACGAGTTCAGGACTCTCCATGAAGAGCATTTCAGGATGGAGAGGGACGTGAACGAGCTGGTCAGGAAAAAAACGCTCACCCCCGAAGAGGAGATGGAACTTACCCGTCTTAAAAAACTGAAACTCCTGGGTAAAGACCGGATGGAAAAAATACTGAGTGAAGCCAGGAAGGTCTTGCGGGGTGTGACGGGGTAG